One segment of Acidianus sp. HS-5 DNA contains the following:
- the nuoK gene encoding NADH-quinone oxidoreductase subunit NuoK, with amino-acid sequence MILGEFGVSLSITLIGIGIYGLINSRNIIRILLSSEVILNSTILFVFSVSSLLGKVYDPIIFSIFAISMALIEVVVAFASIILYYRNKGSLEVD; translated from the coding sequence ATGATTTTGGGAGAATTTGGAGTGTCTCTGTCTATAACTCTAATAGGAATAGGAATTTATGGGCTAATAAATAGTAGGAATATAATTAGAATTCTTTTATCTTCGGAGGTAATTTTGAATTCTACAATTCTCTTTGTTTTTTCAGTTTCAAGTCTATTAGGTAAAGTTTATGATCCTATAATTTTTTCGATTTTTGCAATAAGTATGGCTCTAATAGAAGTAGTAGTAGCTTTTGCCTCGATAATTCTATATTATAGAAATAAAGGATCTCTTGAGGTGGATTGA
- the ndhC gene encoding NADH-quinone oxidoreductase subunit A — protein MSLVQSLVAFGLPLILTLALGYGGYKIISLMVPHNPTPLKISRFEAGNIPYGEGRLWFPLQYYGYLLMYVTIEPIFVLLFAIASAPFLGNFILFRNLIIILGSFIVLIYPVMYYSITQINMIQNWELRQ, from the coding sequence ATGAGTTTAGTTCAGTCACTAGTGGCTTTTGGACTACCTTTAATACTTACGCTAGCCTTAGGCTATGGAGGATACAAGATAATTTCTCTAATGGTCCCTCATAATCCTACTCCTCTCAAGATAAGTAGGTTTGAAGCAGGAAATATACCGTACGGAGAAGGCAGACTTTGGTTTCCTTTACAGTACTACGGCTATTTATTAATGTATGTAACTATAGAACCAATATTCGTCTTACTTTTTGCAATAGCCTCTGCTCCTTTTCTAGGTAATTTTATCCTGTTCAGAAACTTGATAATAATCCTTGGCTCTTTCATAGTACTAATCTATCCGGTAATGTATTATTCAATAACTCAAATCAATATGATACAAAATTGGGAGTTGAGACAATGA
- the nuoN gene encoding NADH-quinone oxidoreductase subunit NuoN, with protein MLINDLPIIIVSALFLFSSISVLFIKEYSKAFYLSLSANVIGIIVLAAFWVKGFVGYTIFSCTLYIDNIGYLFSMIVLIGTIVVIIGGKSHVENWTTRSSMLSLLLLTGLGLIYMAFAYNILIILGAWGISSAASYAITMLRKDYKSVDAGIKYLVMGLISSSFMILGFALYFLSVNTFSLNYETIEYPYLFMLGLAMLSVAFFFKLGAFPFQGWLPDVYINADRISVSFISSVGKLLGIVPLLRIISLGDPTQNILNFFVVLFSIMSVLSMIVGNIIAFSRKDLPSILAFSSITQMGFILIGFVALKINVQIAEAGLVTQSLAYVIAQAGLFNFVNYIEKVSGTARFEGLRGLAKYDKGLATSASILVLSLLGIPPILGFWGKLFLFESVYLYPWLIIIAVLSSAISAGYYIPIIREMFREGEMNFIETEERDSVIFSAILSIGIGIISPLILVVV; from the coding sequence ATGTTAATAAATGATTTACCCATAATTATTGTATCCGCATTATTTCTTTTTTCATCAATATCAGTCCTATTTATAAAAGAATATAGTAAGGCATTTTATTTATCATTAAGTGCAAATGTTATAGGAATAATAGTTCTTGCAGCATTTTGGGTAAAAGGTTTTGTAGGTTATACAATATTTTCCTGTACGTTATACATTGATAATATTGGTTACTTGTTTTCCATGATAGTCTTAATAGGTACTATAGTGGTTATTATTGGAGGTAAATCTCATGTAGAGAATTGGACTACTAGATCTTCCATGTTATCATTGCTTTTACTTACTGGTCTAGGGCTAATCTACATGGCTTTTGCTTACAATATTTTAATTATACTCGGAGCATGGGGAATTTCTTCCGCAGCATCTTATGCAATAACAATGCTAAGGAAGGATTACAAGTCAGTTGATGCAGGGATTAAGTACTTGGTAATGGGTTTAATATCTTCATCTTTCATGATATTAGGCTTTGCATTATACTTCCTTTCAGTAAATACTTTCTCACTTAATTATGAAACAATAGAATATCCTTACCTTTTCATGTTGGGTTTAGCAATGCTTTCAGTTGCTTTCTTCTTCAAATTAGGTGCTTTTCCGTTCCAAGGCTGGTTACCTGATGTTTATATAAACGCAGATAGGATTTCAGTATCATTCATATCTAGCGTAGGAAAGCTTTTGGGAATCGTACCACTTTTGAGAATTATATCTCTAGGAGATCCTACTCAGAATATCCTGAATTTCTTCGTAGTTTTATTCTCTATAATGTCTGTACTCAGCATGATTGTAGGTAATATCATAGCTTTCTCAAGGAAAGATTTGCCTTCTATATTGGCCTTCAGCAGTATAACTCAGATGGGTTTTATATTAATAGGATTTGTAGCGCTTAAGATAAATGTTCAAATAGCTGAGGCAGGACTGGTAACACAAAGTTTGGCTTATGTTATAGCTCAAGCTGGGCTGTTTAATTTTGTAAATTATATAGAGAAAGTGTCTGGGACGGCAAGATTTGAGGGATTAAGAGGATTAGCAAAGTATGACAAAGGACTGGCTACTTCAGCTTCAATTTTAGTTTTAAGCTTATTAGGAATTCCTCCAATTTTAGGCTTCTGGGGTAAGCTATTTCTATTTGAATCAGTTTACTTGTATCCTTGGTTAATAATCATCGCAGTGTTAAGTAGTGCGATTTCTGCAGGGTATTACATCCCAATAATTAGAGAAATGTTTAGGGAAGGCGAGATGAACTTTATAGAGACTGAAGAGAGAGACAGTGTTATATTCTCTGCAATATTAAGCATAGGTATCGGTATAATATCTCCTCTAATCTTGGTGGTAGTATGA
- a CDS encoding NADH-quinone oxidoreductase subunit J yields MLQSLNICIILFLFFSIISISSALFIVNSKNLFYSAISLAFLGISIAVLIALISFQYSLYSVFHLLLYVGATVVFLSISLVMFKGLEVKQVNTQWAPIIAGVSALLIFIAVVLSLSGIKLTQVGEINLQALSTTILEKYWFPAIILVVGLLTTLIEAITLARRD; encoded by the coding sequence ATGTTACAGAGTCTTAATATTTGTATAATTTTATTCCTATTTTTTTCAATAATATCTATTTCATCTGCTTTATTTATAGTTAATTCAAAGAATTTATTCTATTCCGCTATATCCTTAGCTTTTCTAGGAATAAGCATTGCAGTGCTTATTGCTTTAATTTCATTCCAGTATTCTTTATACTCCGTATTTCACCTTCTGCTATATGTAGGTGCTACAGTAGTCTTCTTATCAATATCCTTGGTAATGTTCAAGGGATTAGAAGTTAAGCAAGTAAATACGCAATGGGCTCCTATTATAGCAGGAGTTTCTGCATTGCTTATATTTATAGCAGTAGTTCTTTCATTATCTGGGATTAAATTAACTCAAGTGGGGGAAATTAATCTGCAAGCGCTCTCTACTACTATTTTGGAGAAATATTGGTTTCCTGCAATTATCTTAGTAGTTGGTTTGCTTACTACATTAATAGAAGCAATCACTCTCGCTAGGAGGGATTGA
- a CDS encoding NADH-quinone oxidoreductase subunit D, whose protein sequence is MEVEVVPVQGELNVGPQHPGSGHMRILVKLNGDIVEDCDLDVGYVHRAVEKLGENRNYMHLIPLVERPAILDSIHMNMGYVMAVEKIINVDVPERALYLRSFAAEVNRIASHFYGLGILGIFIGHSTAFMWGFGDREVWLQVLEALTGARVTNSYIIPGGVRRDLTPSIVEMTKKAIVYTRKKLKDWESIFLKNPTIMDRLQNVGVMNREQAIEWGAVGPNLRASGVNFDVRKAEPYAAYSKLDFEIPVYKEGDGYARTLVRFEEMQQSMRILEQIIKDIPEGSILSDRFLRQIPPIRMKKWVQGQGRIVLPGYYASFRPPRGEAAARVEASRGELFYYVSSDGSPKPYRLRMITPSYRLIYVFKNLCKGARYADVVSIYGSLDYFPPEADR, encoded by the coding sequence ATGGAAGTAGAAGTAGTACCAGTTCAAGGAGAGCTTAACGTAGGTCCTCAGCATCCAGGATCAGGACATATGAGAATACTTGTGAAACTTAACGGTGATATAGTTGAGGACTGCGATCTTGATGTGGGTTACGTTCACAGAGCTGTTGAAAAATTAGGAGAAAACAGAAATTACATGCATTTGATTCCTTTAGTAGAAAGACCTGCAATATTAGATTCTATACATATGAACATGGGTTATGTGATGGCTGTAGAAAAGATAATCAACGTTGACGTCCCTGAAAGGGCATTATATTTGAGAAGCTTTGCGGCAGAAGTTAATAGGATTGCAAGTCATTTTTATGGTCTAGGAATCTTAGGAATATTTATAGGCCATTCTACAGCATTCATGTGGGGTTTCGGAGATAGAGAAGTTTGGTTACAAGTCCTTGAGGCATTAACTGGTGCAAGAGTTACGAACTCTTACATAATTCCTGGAGGCGTGAGAAGAGATTTAACTCCAAGTATAGTGGAAATGACTAAAAAAGCAATTGTGTACACTAGGAAGAAGCTGAAGGATTGGGAAAGTATTTTCTTAAAGAATCCTACAATTATGGACAGGTTACAGAACGTAGGAGTTATGAATAGAGAGCAGGCAATAGAATGGGGAGCTGTAGGTCCTAATCTAAGGGCATCTGGAGTTAATTTTGATGTGAGAAAAGCCGAACCTTATGCTGCGTATTCTAAGTTGGATTTTGAAATACCGGTGTATAAGGAAGGAGACGGTTATGCAAGAACTCTAGTTAGATTTGAGGAAATGCAGCAGAGCATGAGAATTCTGGAACAAATAATAAAGGATATCCCAGAAGGTTCTATACTTTCTGATAGATTCTTGAGGCAAATTCCTCCAATAAGAATGAAGAAGTGGGTTCAAGGACAAGGAAGAATTGTTTTACCAGGTTATTATGCCTCATTTAGGCCTCCAAGGGGAGAAGCAGCAGCCAGGGTTGAGGCTTCCAGAGGTGAGCTTTTCTATTATGTATCAAGTGATGGATCTCCTAAACCTTATAGGTTAAGGATGATAACTCCGTCTTATAGGTTAATTTATGTGTTCAAGAACTTATGTAAAGGAGCTAGGTATGCTGATGTTGTCTCAATATATGGTAGTTTAGATTATTTCCCACCGGAGGCTGATAGGTAA
- the nuoH gene encoding NADH-quinone oxidoreductase subunit NuoH — MIGENILALIRFYFFYPSFFVVIIFPGLLFTGILLLTTIWFERKAAARVQMRVGPYYASKKIGGYLQLVADALKFVFSEVIIPSGVNETLFTIAPVLLLAISIVPFAVIPVSIIPKSGSIFSIYYHDFYDPSVGYGVLAGVFTSYNLLLILALEAIYPIFVIFLAWVTNNRFAVVGAVRETFLSVSYDVLILIATLSMALEYHTLDLAVIIQKGIPGAVVNPIAAFIFIVGMLIGSSRFPFDIVEAETELVIGPYTEYSGFLFVLTMAGSYVGNFIYSLIFADLFLGGWYPFSGFPGAVFVAFKAVLLLFFSVFLRGVYGRYRVDQALRGSWKYLFPLSLISLITGTVVGYLWL; from the coding sequence ATGATTGGAGAGAATATACTTGCTTTAATAAGATTTTATTTCTTTTATCCATCATTTTTTGTTGTAATCATATTCCCTGGTCTATTATTTACTGGAATACTTTTGCTAACTACTATATGGTTTGAGCGGAAAGCTGCCGCAAGAGTTCAGATGAGGGTAGGTCCTTATTACGCTTCTAAGAAAATAGGAGGGTATTTGCAACTAGTAGCTGACGCATTAAAATTTGTTTTCTCCGAGGTCATAATTCCTTCAGGAGTTAACGAGACGTTATTTACAATAGCTCCAGTTCTATTGCTAGCAATTTCAATAGTACCTTTTGCAGTAATTCCAGTCTCAATAATACCTAAGAGCGGATCTATATTTTCCATTTATTATCACGATTTCTATGATCCTAGCGTAGGCTACGGAGTACTTGCAGGGGTATTTACTTCGTATAATCTTTTGTTGATCTTAGCTTTGGAGGCTATTTACCCTATCTTCGTCATATTCTTAGCATGGGTTACTAATAATAGATTTGCAGTAGTAGGTGCAGTGAGAGAGACTTTCTTATCAGTAAGTTATGACGTATTAATTCTCATTGCGACATTATCCATGGCTTTAGAGTATCATACTTTAGACTTAGCAGTTATAATTCAGAAAGGAATTCCCGGAGCAGTAGTAAATCCTATAGCAGCTTTTATCTTCATAGTTGGGATGTTAATAGGCAGTTCTAGATTCCCATTTGATATAGTTGAGGCTGAGACTGAGTTAGTTATAGGTCCGTACACGGAATACTCCGGTTTCCTGTTTGTATTAACAATGGCTGGATCTTATGTTGGTAATTTCATTTATTCTCTTATATTTGCAGATTTATTCCTAGGAGGATGGTATCCGTTCAGTGGATTTCCCGGAGCAGTATTTGTAGCTTTTAAGGCCGTTCTCCTTTTATTTTTCTCAGTATTTTTGAGAGGAGTTTACGGCAGATATAGGGTAGACCAAGCCCTTAGGGGTAGTTGGAAATACTTATTTCCCTTATCCCTAATTTCATTAATTACGGGTACAGTGGTGGGTTACTTATGGCTGTGA
- a CDS encoding L-myo-inositol-1-phosphate synthase: MIRVGLIGVGNVASALLQSIEMVKQGIEIPGILNLPIKADEIEIVTAFDVDKRKVGKKLSEAIFSKPNVVQKYVEVKSDVEVLRGPTLDGVDEQLSKLIEESEEKPVSVRDVLRENNVDVTLNLLPAGADSASKFYAEESLSADSSFINATPSNVTEVVGEKYKEAKIPIFGDDLLSQIGGTIFHSGIIEFLQKRGVKILRSYQIDIAGNTETFATLEDWKKDLKKKIKSSFISQRSDNAEVVAGTSDYVEFLGDRRVSYMVIEGEYAMGTRVRIDISLKTYDAPNAVQPLLDLIRLAKILKDNNVGGAVPEICGYYFKNSPVRYRSVDEARANLDTLLKKIVK; encoded by the coding sequence ATGATAAGAGTTGGACTTATAGGAGTAGGTAATGTAGCATCTGCTTTACTTCAATCAATAGAAATGGTTAAGCAAGGTATTGAAATTCCTGGAATTCTAAATTTGCCTATAAAAGCAGATGAAATCGAAATAGTTACTGCTTTTGATGTTGATAAGAGAAAAGTAGGTAAAAAATTATCTGAAGCAATTTTTTCAAAGCCTAATGTAGTGCAAAAATACGTAGAAGTAAAGAGCGATGTGGAAGTTCTAAGAGGTCCTACGTTAGATGGCGTTGATGAACAATTATCTAAACTTATTGAAGAATCTGAGGAAAAGCCAGTTAGCGTAAGGGATGTACTGAGAGAGAATAACGTAGATGTAACGCTTAATTTATTACCGGCAGGCGCAGATAGTGCGAGCAAATTTTATGCTGAAGAAAGCCTTTCTGCAGATTCCTCATTTATTAACGCTACTCCCTCAAACGTTACAGAAGTAGTAGGGGAAAAGTATAAGGAAGCTAAAATACCTATCTTTGGGGACGACTTACTAAGCCAAATAGGAGGTACAATTTTTCATTCAGGCATAATAGAATTTTTGCAGAAGAGAGGAGTTAAAATTTTGAGGTCTTATCAGATCGATATAGCCGGAAACACTGAAACTTTCGCAACTTTGGAAGACTGGAAGAAGGATCTTAAAAAGAAGATAAAATCGTCCTTCATCTCTCAAAGGTCTGATAACGCCGAAGTAGTAGCTGGTACTTCTGATTATGTCGAATTCCTCGGAGATAGGAGAGTGAGCTATATGGTAATAGAAGGAGAATATGCTATGGGAACAAGAGTTAGGATTGATATTTCACTAAAAACTTATGACGCACCTAACGCAGTTCAACCTCTCCTAGATTTAATAAGGCTGGCAAAAATCCTTAAGGATAATAATGTAGGCGGTGCAGTTCCGGAGATTTGTGGTTATTATTTTAAGAACTCCCCAGTTAGGTATAGGTCTGTGGATGAAGCTAGAGCTAACCTTGATACTTTATTGAAGAAAATAGTAAAATAA
- a CDS encoding NADH-quinone oxidoreductase subunit C produces MSQTTVQRDIDKIIAELKAKGILAKAEADSRGSLETTKDKIVEVAKTMKELGFDHVIAVTGIDFPDQHKIQVIYHVSSYSVDELQKMIFAVKTYVDYKDLSLPSLTQIWGNAWTGERETYEMLGVRFEGHPELARLFLPEDFEGVYPLRKDFKIKMEGLFVDKPG; encoded by the coding sequence ATGAGCCAGACTACAGTTCAAAGGGATATAGATAAGATAATTGCTGAGTTAAAAGCTAAAGGGATTTTAGCAAAGGCCGAGGCGGATAGCAGAGGTTCTCTAGAAACTACAAAGGATAAGATTGTAGAAGTTGCTAAAACAATGAAAGAGTTAGGTTTTGACCACGTAATAGCGGTAACAGGAATAGATTTTCCAGACCAGCATAAAATTCAAGTAATTTACCATGTATCTTCGTATTCTGTGGACGAATTACAAAAAATGATATTTGCGGTAAAGACTTATGTTGATTATAAAGATCTATCTTTACCTAGTTTAACTCAAATTTGGGGCAATGCTTGGACAGGGGAAAGGGAAACTTATGAAATGCTAGGAGTAAGATTTGAAGGCCATCCAGAGTTAGCTAGGCTATTCCTTCCTGAGGATTTTGAAGGAGTTTATCCATTGAGAAAAGACTTCAAAATAAAAATGGAGGGGTTGTTTGTTGACAAGCCTGGATAA
- a CDS encoding proton-conducting transporter membrane subunit, whose product MISLFILIISLALSSLIFFIKEKKYAFTLSVIAILINSFFLFKRGLYYNFFVGTDIGYFGLTVNDLNYSFLVVILVVTAVTTVYSLRYMEEKVGEGSWGLYFGLYSLFAVSMLYVTISTNLLEVYVFLEISLITSFLLILLYGYGDRRRISLMYFIWTHIGTILLLASIIIIGLEFHTMNIYYSYGETNVFSSISFAELVFLLGVIGMLVKSAQAGLNIWLPYAHGEAPTPISVLLSPNLVGLGVYVIIFYFYLFPAFSYLAPIFIGWAVITMIYGGINALAQKDFKRFLAYSTVSQMGYMLLGSSTAYMLGLGQNVNQLPLGILSAVLIYASHGFGKAILFMSAGASITEFKTRNIEELGGLYLSSPLHSTLSFFGLLNILGLPPTVGFLSEVLLLLAIGQLVHVASLPLFILLVLGITAGIGISSGYSAYLFRKVYGGRKESKGIDKVIEYSIPMLLLAIGSAIFFFYPSFLSISINNFIQVLPSSSHLCLFLIVILPALGSLISLISGKLNQDVKGAIVSGLVGLSMVLAIYNLINAVTTPHPNFFVPAYTFTAFAYFQFSSSLLQAILAVFVSSLSFFIAIYSIGYMKEDSMLRRYWGFFGFFISSMLSVVLGDNILVFLAGWEGTSLASYGLISYWLDDNEKNVVGDFKRFVLGIEYLSKPTTSGIRALVFTRVGDVGMIIVLGYLLFLTTHSTLSGITVIYPVLHTSIQGLFSELPSLLPYSVILLIFLYLGGLSKSAQFPFTQWLVTAMTGPTPVSALIHAATMVNLGAIFTFLTYPFLIQGYSPSLQMFLEIAVGISMFTAIYTSLNALVSNEQKVILANSTADQISLMIFSSSLGGLLAIQLNNFDLVYAGIAIGLIQMIAHGIYKASLFMNAGSAIHYTESRYVGEYPNLYKKLKLLFVLQLFAALNLANIPLFIGFWAHSFISYLTSYNSYLDMTYLVLEFAGSVYIIRYVARLFMYGSGEKEAEGHISPIMYVSPAILIISSIILAVDIYPLVSFIEKGFSVTPSVFVYNNLDLIVSLVGIALAFIIYSGRMFNNRLLSPIINFFYYGWYVYPIFDIAGITSLKVSNAIFNYLETKGIDSSLNYRLPNGIIYYGGKLFNRLQNGLLRDYLGYYVGGIILLTLIVIILLLGD is encoded by the coding sequence ATGATATCCTTATTTATCCTAATTATATCTCTCGCTCTCTCTTCCTTAATATTTTTTATTAAAGAGAAAAAATACGCCTTTACACTCTCAGTAATAGCAATACTCATAAATTCCTTCTTCTTATTTAAGAGAGGTCTCTATTACAACTTTTTCGTAGGCACGGACATAGGATATTTCGGCCTTACTGTTAATGATCTTAACTACTCCTTCCTTGTAGTAATTTTAGTTGTTACCGCAGTTACTACAGTATACTCATTAAGATATATGGAGGAGAAAGTTGGTGAAGGCAGTTGGGGTCTATATTTCGGTCTTTATTCATTATTTGCAGTATCAATGCTTTATGTAACTATTTCAACAAATCTTCTGGAAGTTTACGTATTCCTAGAGATTTCCTTAATAACCTCTTTTCTCTTAATACTGCTCTACGGTTACGGGGATAGGAGAAGAATAAGCTTAATGTACTTTATTTGGACTCATATAGGCACAATATTATTGCTAGCATCTATAATAATAATAGGGTTAGAATTCCATACTATGAATATTTACTATTCTTACGGAGAAACAAATGTATTTTCCTCAATATCTTTTGCAGAATTGGTCTTCCTCCTGGGAGTCATAGGAATGTTAGTCAAGTCAGCACAAGCGGGATTGAATATTTGGTTACCATATGCTCACGGTGAGGCACCCACACCTATCTCAGTACTGCTAAGCCCAAATTTAGTAGGATTAGGAGTATATGTAATAATCTTTTACTTCTACTTGTTCCCAGCATTTTCTTACTTAGCTCCAATATTCATAGGTTGGGCAGTAATTACAATGATTTACGGAGGAATTAATGCCTTAGCTCAGAAGGACTTTAAGAGGTTTTTAGCTTACTCTACTGTTTCCCAAATGGGTTACATGTTGTTAGGCTCCTCTACTGCCTATATGCTTGGCTTAGGGCAAAACGTTAATCAATTACCTCTAGGGATATTATCTGCGGTACTTATTTATGCCTCTCACGGATTTGGGAAAGCTATATTATTCATGAGTGCTGGAGCGTCAATTACTGAGTTTAAGACGAGGAATATAGAAGAACTTGGGGGGCTTTATCTTTCTTCTCCGCTTCACAGTACTTTATCCTTCTTCGGGCTTTTGAATATTTTAGGGCTTCCTCCTACTGTAGGATTCTTAAGTGAGGTATTATTATTGCTTGCAATAGGACAATTAGTTCACGTAGCTTCATTACCACTGTTCATATTATTAGTTCTTGGAATAACTGCAGGAATAGGAATATCGAGCGGATATTCTGCATATTTATTTAGGAAAGTTTACGGCGGAAGAAAAGAAAGTAAAGGTATTGATAAAGTTATAGAATATTCGATTCCTATGCTCTTGTTAGCTATAGGCAGTGCAATATTCTTCTTCTATCCGTCATTCCTTTCAATATCTATTAATAATTTCATACAAGTTCTACCTTCCTCATCTCATCTTTGTTTATTCTTGATAGTGATTCTTCCTGCTTTAGGTTCCTTAATCTCGCTGATATCTGGAAAGCTTAACCAGGACGTTAAGGGTGCAATAGTTTCTGGACTAGTAGGCCTTTCAATGGTTCTTGCGATTTATAACTTGATAAATGCAGTAACTACTCCTCATCCTAACTTCTTTGTTCCTGCATACACTTTTACTGCGTTTGCTTATTTCCAATTTAGCTCATCATTACTTCAAGCTATTTTAGCAGTTTTCGTATCTTCCTTATCGTTCTTCATAGCAATTTATAGCATTGGCTACATGAAGGAAGATAGCATGTTAAGGAGGTACTGGGGTTTCTTCGGATTCTTCATTTCTTCAATGCTTTCTGTAGTTTTAGGTGACAACATTTTAGTATTCTTAGCTGGTTGGGAAGGAACAAGTCTAGCTTCTTACGGATTAATAAGCTATTGGTTAGATGATAATGAGAAGAACGTAGTCGGTGACTTCAAGAGATTTGTCCTAGGTATAGAGTATTTATCTAAGCCTACTACTAGCGGAATAAGAGCTTTAGTTTTTACAAGAGTAGGAGACGTAGGAATGATAATAGTGCTAGGCTATTTACTCTTCTTAACTACTCACTCCACATTAAGCGGAATTACAGTAATATATCCTGTGTTACACACATCAATTCAAGGTTTATTCTCAGAACTTCCTTCCTTACTTCCTTATTCAGTAATTTTATTAATTTTCCTTTATTTAGGCGGATTATCAAAAAGTGCTCAATTTCCCTTCACTCAATGGCTAGTTACCGCAATGACTGGTCCCACTCCAGTTAGTGCTTTAATACATGCAGCAACTATGGTAAACCTGGGCGCAATATTTACTTTCCTAACTTATCCATTCCTAATTCAAGGTTATTCTCCTTCATTACAAATGTTCTTGGAGATAGCAGTTGGAATAAGCATGTTTACTGCAATTTATACTTCGCTTAATGCTTTAGTTTCAAACGAGCAAAAGGTCATACTAGCTAATTCTACTGCAGACCAAATTAGTTTAATGATATTCTCGTCCTCTTTAGGCGGGTTATTAGCTATTCAGCTCAATAATTTTGATTTAGTTTATGCCGGGATAGCTATAGGCTTGATACAGATGATAGCACATGGAATATATAAGGCTTCGTTATTCATGAACGCAGGATCTGCAATACATTATACTGAAAGTAGGTATGTAGGAGAGTATCCAAATCTCTATAAGAAACTTAAGTTGTTATTTGTTCTGCAGTTATTTGCAGCATTGAATCTAGCTAATATACCGCTATTCATAGGATTCTGGGCTCACTCTTTTATCTCATATTTAACGTCCTATAACTCTTATCTCGATATGACCTATCTTGTATTAGAATTTGCTGGCTCTGTTTACATTATAAGGTACGTAGCAAGGCTATTCATGTATGGTAGTGGAGAAAAAGAAGCTGAAGGACATATATCTCCCATAATGTATGTATCTCCTGCAATTCTAATCATTTCATCAATAATACTTGCAGTAGACATATATCCGTTAGTTTCATTTATAGAGAAGGGCTTCTCAGTTACTCCAAGTGTCTTCGTTTATAATAACCTCGATTTAATAGTTTCTTTAGTAGGAATAGCTCTTGCATTTATAATTTATAGTGGAAGGATGTTTAATAACAGGTTATTATCTCCGATCATAAACTTCTTCTATTATGGATGGTATGTTTATCCCATCTTTGATATTGCTGGAATTACATCTTTGAAGGTAAGTAATGCTATATTTAACTATTTGGAAACTAAAGGAATAGATAGCTCTCTTAATTATAGACTACCTAATGGAATAATTTATTATGGAGGTAAATTATTTAATAGGCTACAAAATGGGCTTTTAAGGGATTATTTAGGATATTATGTGGGTGGGATTATATTATTAACACTTATAGTAATTATTTTATTATTAGGTGATTAG
- the nuoI gene encoding NADH-quinone oxidoreductase subunit NuoI produces MAVKEYKKENPFRLFADHLQSIGTGIKYMVKPKTITLKYPEQSLSLPNGYRGIIRLYKDVCIGCTLCAMICPADAMKMMTHEGKKLPTINYGRCVFCGFCVDICPVDALKETGVHDVAFSNRRDLIFDPERFNKNFDNPPEDKIVKKVRAVVDEEKGIKYVTES; encoded by the coding sequence ATGGCTGTGAAAGAATATAAAAAAGAAAATCCGTTTAGACTTTTTGCAGACCATCTACAATCAATAGGCACCGGAATAAAATATATGGTTAAACCTAAGACGATAACGCTGAAATATCCTGAACAATCTTTATCTCTTCCTAATGGATATCGTGGCATAATAAGGTTGTACAAGGATGTATGCATAGGTTGTACATTATGTGCTATGATTTGTCCTGCGGACGCGATGAAGATGATGACTCATGAAGGTAAGAAATTACCTACGATAAATTACGGCAGATGCGTTTTCTGTGGCTTTTGTGTGGACATTTGCCCAGTTGATGCATTAAAAGAGACAGGAGTTCATGATGTAGCTTTCTCTAATAGGAGAGATTTAATATTTGATCCCGAAAGGTTCAATAAGAACTTCGATAATCCTCCAGAAGATAAGATAGTTAAGAAAGTTAGAGCAGTTGTAGATGAAGAGAAGGGTATAAAATATGTTACAGAGTCTTAA